From a single Alloactinosynnema sp. L-07 genomic region:
- the mtrB gene encoding MtrAB system histidine kinase MtrB has protein sequence MTAFLTRHLRTIVAAATRVIAKSRRRSAAFGELWRRSLQIRVVVSTLALGSAVVFVLGMVLQSQITERLISAKEGAAVDQTRDAVLVAQRELLGISLGSDIQSRLNSALTKLTSSSPDPQAGTASAGAFEPVLVSDQVGLPLSDVKAAGAYVDVPKSLREFVLTSANRTVSQIHTVDRDGERITFLMVGAPVTTASPALQLYMLYPLTAEQRTVEVVQSTLLVGGIVLMLLLAGITNLVTRQVVLPVRRAARAAERFADGELDERMVVAGEDDVARLAQSYNEMAESIERQFRQLEEFGQLQRRFTSDVSHELRTPLTTVRMAADVLHASRKQFPAGLARSTELLVDELDRFETLLADLLEISRLDAGVEELVAEYADLRAIARRAVESVRVIARRSGSEIVLELPEEEIIAEVESRRVERIMRNLLANAIDHGEGRPVELRLAATDDAVAFTVRDHGVGLRTGEADLVFNRFWRADPSRNRHTGGTGLGLAISLEDARLHGGGLDAWGEPGDGACFRLTLPRQQGEEYGESPLALPPVDQARLAVPEEVAQ, from the coding sequence GTGACCGCGTTCCTCACCCGGCACCTGCGCACCATCGTCGCCGCCGCGACCAGGGTCATCGCGAAAAGCAGGCGTCGCTCCGCCGCGTTCGGCGAGCTGTGGCGACGGTCGCTGCAGATCCGGGTCGTGGTGAGCACGCTGGCCCTGGGGTCGGCGGTCGTGTTCGTCCTGGGCATGGTGCTGCAGAGCCAGATCACCGAGCGGCTCATCAGCGCCAAGGAAGGCGCCGCGGTCGACCAGACCCGCGACGCCGTCCTGGTCGCCCAGCGTGAGCTGCTCGGCATCTCGCTGGGCTCGGACATCCAGAGCAGGCTCAACAGCGCGCTGACGAAGCTGACATCGTCGTCGCCGGACCCGCAGGCCGGGACGGCGTCGGCAGGCGCGTTCGAGCCGGTTCTGGTCAGCGACCAGGTCGGCTTGCCGCTCAGCGACGTCAAGGCCGCGGGCGCCTACGTGGACGTGCCCAAGTCGCTGCGCGAGTTCGTCCTGACCAGCGCCAACCGCACGGTCTCGCAGATCCACACCGTCGACCGCGACGGCGAGCGGATCACCTTCCTCATGGTCGGCGCCCCGGTGACCACCGCGTCACCCGCCCTCCAGCTCTACATGCTCTATCCGCTGACCGCTGAGCAGCGCACGGTCGAGGTCGTGCAGAGCACCTTGCTGGTCGGCGGCATCGTGCTGATGCTGCTGCTCGCGGGCATAACCAACCTGGTGACCCGCCAAGTGGTACTCCCGGTCCGCCGCGCCGCCCGCGCCGCCGAGCGGTTCGCCGACGGCGAGCTGGACGAGCGCATGGTCGTGGCAGGCGAGGACGACGTGGCACGCCTGGCTCAGTCCTACAACGAGATGGCCGAGAGCATCGAGCGGCAGTTCCGCCAGCTTGAGGAGTTCGGCCAGCTGCAGCGCCGCTTCACCTCCGACGTCTCCCACGAGCTGCGCACCCCGCTGACCACGGTCCGCATGGCCGCCGACGTGCTGCACGCCTCCCGCAAGCAGTTCCCGGCGGGCCTGGCGCGCTCCACCGAGCTGCTGGTCGACGAACTGGACCGGTTCGAGACGCTGCTGGCCGACCTGCTGGAGATCTCCCGCCTCGACGCGGGTGTCGAGGAGCTGGTCGCCGAGTACGCCGACCTGCGCGCCATCGCCCGGCGTGCGGTCGAGTCCGTCCGGGTCATCGCGCGGCGGTCCGGCTCGGAGATCGTGCTGGAGCTGCCAGAGGAAGAGATCATCGCCGAGGTCGAGTCGCGCCGGGTCGAGCGGATCATGCGCAACCTGCTGGCCAACGCCATCGACCACGGCGAGGGCAGGCCGGTCGAGCTGCGCTTGGCCGCCACCGACGACGCCGTCGCCTTCACCGTGCGCGACCACGGCGTCGGCCTGCGCACCGGCGAGGCCGACTTGGTGTTCAACCGCTTCTGGCGGGCCGACCCGTCGCGCAACCGGCACACCGGCGGCACCGGGCTCGGCCTGGCCATCAGCCTGGAGGACGCCCGCCTGCACGGCGGCGGCCTCGACGCCTGGGGCGAGCCGGGCGACGGCGCCTGCTTCCGGCTCACGCTGCCGCGACAGCAAGGCGAGGAATATGGCGAGAGTCCCCTCGCGCTGCCCCCGGTCGACCAGGCGCGGCTCGCGGTCCCCGAGGAGGTGGCCCAGTGA